In one Acidimicrobium ferrooxidans DSM 10331 genomic region, the following are encoded:
- a CDS encoding IS3 family transposase, translated as MSRYHWISRQEAKGFSVAAAARVIGVSRQAYYAWRHRRDRGEDPEHLVLASELRAIWHESDGTYGSPRITHELRRRGFCVNHKRVERLMRELEMAAGPRRRFVVTTRRGEDAALPDLVRQDFAPGEPKRRYVSDITYVRTDEGFCYLATVADLGSRRIVGWSLGRHMPDDLVVEAIREALGTRGSLAGAIFHSDRGSQYLSRKVRSLLATLGIRQSVGRVATCYDNAVAESFFGSLKRELVARYRFANLSGARSAIASWIHRYNTVRLHSSLGYLPPVEYELSWACREVAVA; from the coding sequence GTGAGCCGCTACCACTGGATCTCCCGCCAGGAGGCCAAGGGCTTCTCTGTAGCGGCAGCAGCACGAGTCATCGGGGTCTCTCGCCAGGCCTACTACGCCTGGCGACACCGTCGGGACCGAGGCGAGGATCCCGAGCACCTGGTGCTCGCGAGCGAGCTTCGCGCCATCTGGCACGAGAGCGACGGCACCTACGGCAGCCCCCGCATCACCCACGAGCTGCGACGGCGCGGGTTCTGCGTGAACCACAAGCGGGTGGAACGCCTGATGCGCGAGCTCGAGATGGCAGCGGGCCCACGCCGGCGCTTCGTAGTCACGACGAGGCGGGGAGAGGACGCAGCGCTCCCGGACCTCGTCCGTCAGGACTTCGCTCCTGGTGAGCCGAAGCGCAGGTATGTGAGCGACATCACCTACGTCCGCACCGATGAGGGGTTCTGCTATCTCGCCACGGTGGCAGATCTTGGCTCGAGGCGCATCGTGGGCTGGTCACTTGGGCGTCACATGCCCGATGACCTGGTGGTCGAGGCGATCCGCGAAGCACTCGGGACTCGGGGCAGCCTGGCTGGGGCGATCTTTCACAGCGATCGCGGCAGCCAGTACCTCTCCCGGAAGGTACGGAGCCTGCTCGCGACCCTTGGCATTCGCCAGTCGGTGGGGAGGGTCGCGACCTGCTACGACAACGCCGTGGCCGAGTCCTTCTTCGGGAGCTTGAAGCGCGAGCTGGTGGCTCGCTACCGCTTCGCGAACCTCTCAGGGGCTCGCTCTGCCATCGCTAGCTGGATTCACCGTTACAACACGGTCCGCCTGCACTCAAGCCTCGGGTACCTACCGCCCGTCGAGTACGAGCTCTCCTGGGCCTGCCGGGAGGTGGCCGTGGCCTAA
- a CDS encoding transposase: MSQTPNPPPGDGPAGRRRGRYPSQFRKDAAALVLDQRRTIADVARELGINEQTLGNWVRQERIDRGEREGLTSAEREELTRLRRQVKQLTVERELLKRAMAFWVKEGGQ; encoded by the coding sequence ATGAGCCAGACACCGAACCCACCACCGGGCGACGGCCCCGCTGGACGACGACGCGGCCGCTACCCGAGCCAGTTCCGCAAGGACGCGGCAGCGTTGGTTCTCGACCAGCGCCGCACCATCGCTGACGTCGCCCGTGAGCTTGGCATCAACGAGCAGACCCTTGGTAACTGGGTCCGTCAGGAACGCATCGACCGAGGTGAGCGAGAGGGCCTGACGAGCGCCGAGCGCGAGGAGCTGACACGGCTGCGCCGCCAGGTCAAGCAGCTCACCGTGGAACGCGAGCTGCTCAAGCGAGCGATGGCCTTCTGGGTGAAGGAGGGGGGACAGTGA
- a CDS encoding phospholipase C: MRSPIQHVVEIMLENHTFDNLFGSFPGANGIPAGTEFPNPSTNYAAAPVAPIPAPANVGDTVDLNHNRAAEIEAMDYRPALLAGGTGYFTSATPSNAYLTGKPGWKMNYYTTLPTNGLASITTFGKSVEPNLWDLAQHFVLADNNFQPAIGPTQPNRIYAVAGTADAWLSDSPPSSGSFPIRTVFDQLTQHGLSWGIFQGDYNGPPPTQEGNGFVTHWNPAWYTPVLQDKHLWNDVANTSQFVADVQNNQLPNFSFVVPTWLYSEHPPTDIQLGDAWVGQLVSMIEHSPEWKSTAIFITYDEGGGFWDHVAPPIAQRFGYGTRTPMVVISPWVRPGVFSKQTTDMGILALMDRLWGMHPLTKLVARQNDLLGMFDFHQAPIAPVSLPDVPSDTIQVADPAENLAATPGTPLVVNVEAKTAGLTTDTSVSGTVNLTVVGPSGAPSATYPASVDLVDGTAQATLTFPTAGYWRVIATGPNGAQGWSTFDVNVNDDTTP; this comes from the coding sequence ATGCGGAGCCCGATCCAGCACGTCGTCGAGATCATGCTGGAGAACCATACGTTCGACAACCTGTTCGGGTCGTTCCCTGGCGCGAACGGGATCCCGGCAGGAACCGAGTTCCCGAATCCGTCGACGAACTACGCAGCCGCACCCGTCGCGCCGATCCCGGCTCCCGCCAACGTCGGTGACACGGTGGACCTCAACCACAACCGCGCTGCCGAGATCGAGGCGATGGACTACCGCCCCGCACTGCTGGCGGGCGGGACGGGCTACTTCACCTCCGCGACGCCGTCGAACGCGTACCTGACCGGCAAGCCGGGGTGGAAGATGAACTACTACACCACGCTGCCGACGAACGGCCTTGCGTCCATCACGACCTTCGGCAAGAGCGTCGAGCCGAACCTCTGGGACCTAGCCCAGCACTTCGTGCTCGCCGACAACAACTTCCAGCCCGCGATCGGCCCGACCCAGCCCAATCGGATCTACGCCGTGGCGGGCACCGCAGACGCGTGGCTGTCGGATTCCCCGCCGAGCTCTGGGTCCTTCCCGATCCGCACCGTCTTCGACCAGCTCACCCAGCACGGGCTGAGTTGGGGCATCTTCCAGGGCGACTACAACGGCCCACCCCCAACCCAAGAGGGGAACGGCTTCGTCACCCACTGGAACCCAGCCTGGTACACGCCGGTGCTCCAGGACAAGCACCTCTGGAACGACGTCGCGAACACGAGCCAGTTCGTGGCCGACGTCCAGAACAACCAACTGCCGAACTTCTCCTTCGTCGTTCCGACCTGGCTCTACAGCGAGCATCCGCCCACGGACATCCAGCTCGGTGACGCATGGGTCGGACAGCTCGTGTCGATGATCGAGCACTCGCCCGAGTGGAAGAGCACCGCCATCTTCATCACCTACGACGAGGGCGGTGGCTTCTGGGATCACGTGGCCCCGCCGATCGCGCAGCGTTTCGGCTACGGCACCCGCACCCCCATGGTGGTCATCTCGCCGTGGGTGCGACCCGGAGTCTTCTCGAAGCAGACGACCGACATGGGGATCCTTGCCCTCATGGATCGCCTCTGGGGGATGCACCCGCTCACCAAGCTGGTGGCCCGCCAGAACGACCTGCTCGGCATGTTCGACTTCCACCAAGCGCCGATCGCTCCCGTATCGCTACCCGACGTGCCGAGCGACACGATCCAGGTCGCCGATCCTGCCGAGAATCTCGCAGCGACGCCCGGAACGCCGCTCGTCGTGAACGTCGAGGCGAAGACTGCTGGCCTCACGACGGATACATCCGTCTCGGGCACGGTGAACCTCACGGTGGTCGGTCCGTCGGGGGCTCCGTCTGCCACGTACCCCGCATCAGTCGATCTCGTCGACGGCACGGCCCAGGCGACCCTCACGTTCCCGACGGCCGGCTACTGGCGCGTCATCGCGACAGGACCGAACGGGGCTCAGGGCTGGTCGACGTTCGACGTCAACGTCAACGACGACACGACTCCGTAG
- a CDS encoding integrase core domain-containing protein: MLATLGVRQSVGRVATCYDNAVAEAFFGSLKRELVARYRCVNLAEARVAITAWIHCYNTVRLHSSLGYRPPIEYELTWAREEAAVA; this comes from the coding sequence CTGCTCGCGACCCTCGGCGTTCGCCAGTCGGTGGGCAGGGTGGCTACTTGCTACGACAACGCCGTCGCCGAGGCCTTCTTCGGAAGTTTGAAGCGCGAGCTGGTGGCTCGCTACCGCTGCGTGAACCTCGCCGAGGCCCGCGTCGCCATCACAGCCTGGATCCACTGCTACAACACCGTCCGGCTGCACTCGAGCCTCGGGTACCGACCGCCAATCGAGTACGAGCTCACCTGGGCCCGCGAGGAGGCGGCCGTGGCCTAA